The following are encoded together in the Ezakiella massiliensis genome:
- a CDS encoding GlsB/YeaQ/YmgE family stress response membrane protein, whose translation MIYAILIGALCGWIASMIMGTNESMGGLANIVAGLIGGAIGGGVLGLIGLVPKDNLVGNLVSGVVGACIVIFIVKAIRGKR comes from the coding sequence ATGATTTATGCAATTTTAATTGGAGCCCTATGTGGATGGATCGCATCTATGATTATGGGAACCAACGAAAGTATGGGAGGACTTGCTAATATAGTAGCCGGTTTAATCGGAGGCGCTATTGGAGGAGGCGTTCTAGGTTTAATCGGACTTGTACCAAAGGACAATCTAGTAGGAAACCTTGTAAGCGGCGTTGTAGGTGCTTGCATTGTTATCTTTATAGTTAAGGCTATTAGAGGAAAAAGATAA
- a CDS encoding S-layer homology domain-containing protein produces MVKNFKFKQVLTFTLAVMMAFTSLPINVFAEDYNYDRTAITSVQDLNKISLTVAQTKGKPAEEIIKNPAMPKLYTMRADYKLPRNDEEVIGYQPYIATVGDEDYTYTDLEGNEGQKVLTDEEKLKINKTIDLPAIDGYTSPTKSFTVNYDYIKENDGEGYLDGNEYKREHPYLYKAKQGTIKIKHTFQKLEKLEEYGHRDGDTDFIYTSQTGVTGTSVTIKALDSERIKGYEPEVNVLTTQVPQNAAKFEIEMRYNRAIFDVNFDSNGGTDLPGMTLFYGQTIPKLNFDIKKLGATLQGWKANKDINYTAQAGNKETITKDTLITKADFEQGGKFEDGIKNAMPAEGLTFTAEWKENDKAEYVIQFWTEKPDYNDQDDALPLRDRYDFIGARRIDNADTGSTPDLTHLDIQGITFPDLNDGRLEKAQDDKNEFERYYFLNEDLTKEKNASKDNPEVQKTVLSTGETVYNVYYDRRVYTLYFTAASGEAFDMVGSFWPIITRGGQVIGKEGSPYKVDVRFNQSLDEIWPKDAEVSNLPTSDGDEQGDTGLIGWIINNNFDYDIYRDTPPYRLSAEDFIDSVDVIEADGHADQIPIGENKTKARDKYEISLGSTSLDTAFLYHIDFIKDDFDGKEQIDYDMSYWKSDTNAVEYEFILPHLQGFTLKEKERPAEWIYTTRSYNKDKTFDKLNEERNEKTPFRSDADKIEYIDKFPWGTKSFEGRNAYNYANYSRNKYKLKLNNDPKKVKNDSEYGEGNILDVPYEKPLKDLELDTKHAPEKPKWVPADWGFLGWALDPAGENLVKDGNETKLHYDQVLYAKWGEPETIWKVKFDKNGGSLRDLSTKNISDKSKELEIDGETHTYPEKVAGEDNIFNFVHKMILKEPKDGLNNVIEPTRPGYNFAGWEFIRYEKDADGNDTEDVDTSYKDLYKVPEMYHFGNEVVGNVHLKAIWNKQDLITVEAIHHFLNADYSEKSKEVQNLYNRRVGSYTTGLASRQGDKYLLVPQAEWKALENANTDYSKYKDETDRENSYNQILRVEPEKIKDPNTGTLVDNPKKENNRFEFFYKPFKERVYQVNYLDERGKEEVDKFMEKAKAAYKDIKIDTSMTPEAKSKAYKDLLAKNKEEFAKIKEKYAIVPNERVVNGKRHYDARNYRRIPGWVLNDKPQQQLFFDIYEDTDTFAGINESGLDEINFFYKDVRVIEVKDPNDPVPDGYKRVTFIADKGGNFTDDKDNPVKELYYDVIVGLKSDLLPVPKEVKEGEAKVEGKYYITPDAGKKFIKWDKEKLLNSNTVIDKNYTFTAYFDWSGVKVNELVKTESYEDSEGNWTNDFAPTIQELKDLVKWVDKDENESELPEGATVTIVDDAGNPLSEDAIYEKVRELGKLDSNELVRTEIFKAKVKFADNSVQDIEIPVKIYKNVYEGLTSEAEQKLLNDALKNPDGELFKITGPYVKVTVNPTGEPQNKDSKVYYVNPNAWVNIPEIDITDADKEILGSTYWSADDANQNDGEVFDFSKRHKFNKDTIITLGKNDDVIEQKGKDKPNVPENYVKVTVDTTDQSTDNTYFVRTFWVNPEKEVWLAVNTPTGASKLVNGVFREFKFSGWKTIKPDDSKTYSETIFDKFTRETYIEATYKYDDNVEPLGKNDEWIPQGSNPSPKDFIENTYDDNDPNNPDNLPPGTKFEFVPGAEPVTQTPGTNKETTIRVIYPNGEEKEVKVTYNVTGDVVEQRDPDKKPDVPDNFVKVIVKTTEKAEEDITRTFWVNPTKEVTIPVTDPVGKEVTKEDGTKDFTWLFTGWDKELTQQFTDKETTITAEYKKDFGELPKVEPIPEAKGGFIYTELGRPISDNDYKREITLPDGYSFETGTTLEMVENTAPNINRNGRYNVEFWVTYPDGSAQLVEVLVYVGEARPEPQPSEPEIRYEVVYRDRIVEREKIVEKIVEVKDNERRKEIRYMQGFDGYFRPYDGLTRAEAAQILANALREDGYAYDPNFVLPYADVGDMWYTDAVKVVTEAGVFYGDGNGYFKPEDKITRAEWIATLRRFQSLREVNGNSMNLKEGHWAIGEVEAAYEAGWLEIYQNGIANFASDEPITRQEVAAVSNKAFRRVLDKIYIDRNYKGLINYKDINPSMDLYEDILCASNTFLHDGRRYGAHGVLSKEIQFDNKTIFNIDIEDLIITQDKFQYILR; encoded by the coding sequence ATGGTTAAAAATTTTAAATTTAAACAAGTGCTTACATTTACTCTAGCTGTGATGATGGCCTTTACATCACTGCCAATAAATGTATTTGCTGAGGATTACAATTACGATCGGACGGCAATAACCTCAGTTCAAGACTTGAACAAGATATCTTTGACAGTTGCTCAAACCAAGGGGAAGCCGGCAGAGGAAATCATAAAAAATCCTGCCATGCCAAAGCTCTACACCATGCGTGCAGACTATAAGCTTCCAAGAAATGATGAAGAGGTTATTGGTTATCAGCCTTATATAGCAACAGTTGGTGATGAGGACTACACATATACTGACCTTGAAGGCAATGAAGGGCAAAAAGTTTTAACAGACGAAGAAAAATTAAAGATAAATAAGACTATAGATTTGCCAGCTATTGATGGCTATACTTCGCCTACAAAAAGCTTTACTGTAAATTATGACTACATTAAAGAAAATGATGGAGAAGGATACTTAGATGGTAACGAATATAAGAGAGAGCACCCATATCTTTATAAGGCAAAACAAGGGACAATAAAGATAAAACACACTTTCCAAAAATTGGAAAAGCTAGAAGAGTATGGTCATAGGGATGGGGATACTGACTTTATTTATACATCTCAAACTGGTGTTACAGGAACGTCTGTCACTATAAAGGCATTAGACAGCGAAAGGATCAAAGGCTATGAGCCTGAAGTCAATGTCCTTACAACACAAGTGCCACAAAATGCAGCTAAATTTGAAATAGAAATGCGTTACAACCGCGCTATCTTTGATGTAAATTTTGATTCCAATGGTGGAACTGATTTACCAGGAATGACATTATTCTATGGCCAAACAATACCAAAATTAAACTTTGATATTAAAAAGTTGGGAGCGACATTACAAGGTTGGAAGGCAAATAAGGATATAAATTATACTGCCCAAGCTGGAAATAAAGAAACTATTACTAAGGATACTCTTATTACAAAAGCAGATTTTGAGCAAGGTGGAAAATTCGAAGACGGTATAAAAAATGCCATGCCAGCAGAAGGCCTTACTTTTACTGCGGAGTGGAAAGAAAATGATAAAGCAGAATATGTCATCCAATTTTGGACTGAAAAACCGGATTACAATGACCAAGACGATGCACTTCCTTTGCGTGACCGTTACGACTTTATTGGCGCAAGAAGAATAGACAATGCCGACACCGGCTCCACGCCGGATCTTACCCATTTGGATATACAGGGCATCACTTTCCCTGACTTAAATGACGGACGCCTGGAAAAGGCTCAAGATGATAAAAATGAATTCGAAAGATATTACTTCTTAAATGAAGACTTGACGAAAGAAAAAAATGCATCGAAAGATAATCCTGAAGTGCAAAAAACTGTTTTATCTACCGGGGAAACGGTCTACAATGTCTACTACGACCGCAGAGTCTATACCCTTTACTTTACAGCTGCGAGTGGAGAGGCATTTGATATGGTAGGTAGCTTCTGGCCTATTATAACAAGAGGTGGACAAGTCATAGGAAAAGAAGGATCTCCTTATAAAGTAGATGTTCGCTTCAACCAAAGCTTGGATGAAATATGGCCAAAGGATGCGGAAGTTTCAAATCTTCCGACTTCTGATGGCGATGAACAAGGAGACACCGGTCTAATAGGCTGGATAATTAACAATAACTTTGACTATGACATTTATCGTGACACGCCACCCTATCGTTTAAGTGCAGAAGATTTTATCGACAGTGTAGATGTAATTGAGGCAGATGGTCACGCAGATCAAATACCTATAGGAGAAAATAAAACAAAAGCTAGGGACAAATATGAGATTTCCCTTGGATCGACATCCTTGGACACCGCCTTTTTGTATCACATTGACTTCATAAAGGACGATTTTGATGGCAAGGAACAAATCGATTATGACATGTCCTATTGGAAGAGCGACACGAATGCAGTCGAGTATGAATTCATTTTGCCTCATCTTCAAGGTTTTACCCTTAAAGAAAAGGAAAGGCCGGCAGAATGGATATATACTACAAGAAGTTATAATAAAGATAAAACATTCGACAAGTTAAATGAAGAGAGAAATGAAAAAACTCCTTTTAGAAGCGACGCCGACAAGATCGAATACATCGATAAATTTCCTTGGGGGACAAAATCCTTTGAAGGTAGAAATGCCTACAATTATGCAAACTACTCTCGTAATAAGTACAAGTTAAAGCTAAATAACGATCCTAAAAAAGTTAAGAATGACAGCGAATATGGTGAGGGCAATATTCTAGATGTGCCTTATGAAAAGCCATTAAAGGATTTGGAATTAGATACAAAACATGCGCCTGAAAAACCAAAGTGGGTACCAGCAGATTGGGGCTTCTTAGGCTGGGCACTGGATCCCGCCGGTGAAAACTTGGTAAAAGACGGAAATGAAACAAAACTTCACTACGACCAAGTTCTCTACGCCAAGTGGGGCGAACCAGAAACTATTTGGAAGGTAAAATTTGATAAAAATGGTGGAAGTTTAAGAGATTTAAGCACAAAAAATATTTCTGATAAATCTAAAGAGCTTGAAATAGATGGAGAAACTCACACTTATCCAGAAAAAGTTGCTGGAGAAGATAATATCTTTAATTTTGTCCACAAGATGATTCTAAAAGAGCCAAAAGATGGACTTAATAATGTCATTGAACCAACAAGACCTGGCTACAACTTTGCCGGCTGGGAATTTATAAGATATGAAAAAGATGCAGACGGCAATGACACAGAAGATGTGGACACAAGTTATAAAGACTTGTATAAGGTTCCTGAAATGTATCACTTTGGCAATGAAGTTGTAGGAAATGTTCACCTTAAAGCAATTTGGAACAAACAAGACCTAATAACAGTTGAGGCCATCCACCACTTCTTGAATGCAGATTATAGCGAAAAATCTAAGGAAGTACAAAATCTTTATAACAGAAGGGTTGGATCCTACACAACAGGCCTTGCAAGTAGGCAAGGAGACAAGTACCTCTTAGTTCCACAAGCTGAATGGAAGGCTCTTGAAAATGCAAATACTGATTATAGTAAATATAAGGATGAAACTGATAGAGAAAACTCCTATAATCAAATTTTAAGAGTAGAACCGGAAAAAATTAAAGACCCTAACACAGGCACTTTAGTAGATAATCCAAAGAAAGAAAACAATCGCTTTGAATTTTTCTACAAGCCATTTAAAGAAAGAGTTTACCAAGTAAATTATCTTGATGAGAGAGGCAAAGAAGAAGTAGATAAATTTATGGAAAAAGCGAAAGCTGCTTATAAAGACATTAAAATTGATACTTCTATGACTCCAGAAGCAAAGAGCAAGGCATATAAAGATCTTCTTGCAAAGAATAAAGAAGAATTTGCAAAGATAAAAGAAAAATATGCAATTGTTCCTAATGAAAGAGTGGTAAATGGCAAACGTCATTACGATGCTAGAAATTATAGAAGAATTCCTGGTTGGGTTTTAAATGACAAGCCCCAACAACAATTATTCTTTGACATTTATGAAGACACAGATACCTTTGCTGGCATCAACGAAAGTGGACTTGATGAAATTAATTTCTTCTACAAGGACGTAAGAGTAATTGAAGTAAAAGATCCTAATGATCCAGTGCCAGATGGATATAAGAGAGTAACTTTTATTGCAGATAAGGGCGGAAACTTCACAGATGATAAAGACAATCCCGTTAAGGAACTTTACTACGATGTAATAGTAGGATTAAAGTCAGACCTACTTCCAGTTCCAAAAGAAGTAAAGGAAGGCGAAGCAAAAGTTGAAGGCAAGTATTACATCACACCAGATGCAGGAAAGAAATTTATAAAATGGGACAAGGAAAAACTTTTAAATAGCAATACTGTCATAGACAAAAATTACACCTTTACAGCCTACTTTGACTGGTCAGGAGTTAAGGTAAATGAACTTGTGAAAACAGAATCCTATGAAGATTCTGAAGGCAATTGGACCAATGATTTTGCCCCAACAATTCAAGAATTAAAGGACTTAGTTAAGTGGGTAGATAAAGATGAAAATGAAAGCGAATTGCCAGAAGGTGCTACAGTAACAATAGTTGATGACGCTGGAAATCCACTTAGTGAAGATGCTATCTATGAAAAAGTAAGGGAGTTAGGAAAGCTTGATTCAAACGAACTTGTAAGAACAGAAATCTTCAAGGCTAAAGTTAAATTTGCAGATAACTCAGTGCAAGATATAGAAATCCCTGTGAAGATTTATAAGAATGTTTATGAAGGACTTACAAGTGAAGCTGAACAAAAATTATTAAATGATGCTTTAAAAAATCCAGATGGAGAATTATTCAAGATAACAGGACCATACGTAAAGGTTACTGTAAATCCAACTGGTGAGCCACAAAATAAGGATTCAAAAGTTTATTATGTAAATCCTAATGCTTGGGTAAATATTCCTGAAATTGATATTACTGATGCTGATAAAGAAATACTTGGAAGCACTTATTGGAGCGCAGATGATGCAAATCAAAATGATGGAGAAGTTTTTGACTTTTCTAAGCGTCATAAATTTAACAAAGATACCATTATAACTCTAGGCAAAAATGATGATGTAATTGAGCAAAAGGGCAAAGACAAACCTAATGTTCCTGAAAATTATGTAAAAGTAACTGTAGATACAACTGATCAATCAACTGACAACACTTATTTCGTGAGGACTTTTTGGGTAAATCCTGAAAAAGAAGTTTGGTTAGCAGTGAATACACCTACAGGTGCAAGCAAACTTGTAAACGGCGTATTTAGAGAATTTAAGTTTAGTGGATGGAAAACAATTAAACCTGATGATAGTAAAACTTATTCAGAAACTATCTTCGATAAATTTACTAGAGAAACTTATATAGAAGCAACTTATAAGTATGATGACAATGTTGAACCTCTTGGAAAGAATGATGAATGGATACCACAAGGATCAAATCCATCGCCAAAAGATTTTATAGAAAACACTTACGACGATAACGATCCAAACAATCCAGACAATCTTCCACCAGGAACAAAGTTTGAATTTGTTCCAGGAGCAGAACCTGTAACTCAAACGCCAGGAACAAATAAAGAAACAACAATCAGGGTTATTTATCCTAATGGAGAAGAAAAAGAAGTCAAAGTAACTTATAATGTAACTGGAGATGTAGTTGAACAAAGAGATCCAGATAAAAAACCAGATGTACCAGATAATTTTGTAAAAGTTATTGTTAAGACAACAGAAAAAGCTGAGGAAGATATAACAAGAACTTTCTGGGTTAATCCAACTAAGGAAGTAACTATTCCAGTTACAGATCCTGTTGGAAAAGAAGTAACAAAAGAAGATGGAACAAAAGATTTCACTTGGTTATTTACAGGTTGGGATAAGGAATTAACTCAACAATTTACAGACAAAGAAACAACCATTACAGCAGAGTACAAAAAAGATTTTGGAGAACTACCAAAAGTCGAACCTATTCCTGAAGCCAAGGGTGGATTTATCTATACTGAATTAGGAAGACCTATAAGTGATAATGATTACAAGAGAGAAATCACATTACCTGATGGATATAGTTTCGAAACAGGAACTACACTTGAGATGGTAGAAAATACCGCTCCAAACATTAATAGAAATGGACGTTATAATGTAGAATTCTGGGTAACTTATCCAGATGGATCTGCACAACTAGTAGAAGTTTTAGTTTATGTTGGAGAAGCTCGTCCAGAACCACAACCATCTGAACCTGAAATTAGATATGAGGTTGTATACAGAGACAGGATTGTAGAAAGAGAAAAGATTGTCGAAAAGATTGTCGAAGTTAAGGACAACGAACGCAGAAAAGAAATCAGATATATGCAAGGCTTCGATGGTTACTTTAGGCCCTATGATGGTCTAACAAGAGCTGAGGCTGCACAAATTTTAGCTAATGCTTTGAGAGAGGACGGATATGCTTATGATCCTAATTTCGTTTTACCTTATGCAGATGTTGGCGATATGTGGTATACAGATGCAGTTAAAGTAGTTACTGAGGCTGGAGTTTTCTATGGCGATGGCAATGGATATTTCAAACCTGAAGATAAAATTACCAGGGCTGAATGGATTGCAACCTTAAGAAGATTCCAAAGTTTAAGGGAAGTTAACGGCAACTCTATGAATTTAAAGGAAGGTCACTGGGCAATAGGAGAAGTTGAAGCTGCTTATGAAGCTGGTTGGTTAGAAATTTATCAAAATGGAATTGCAAACTTTGCTTCAGACGAACCTATTACTAGACAAGAGGTTGCTGCTGTTTCTAACAAGGCATTTAGAAGGGTGCTCGACAAGATTTATATCGATAGAAACTACAAGGGATTGATTAACTACAAGGATATTAATCCTAGCATGGATTTGTATGAAGATATTCTATGCGCAAGCAATACTTTCTTGCATGATGGCAGACGCTATGGGGCTCATGGTGTTTTGAGCAAGGAAATTCAGTTTGATAACAAGACAATATTTAATATTGATATTGAAGATCTGATTATAACTCAAGATAAATTCCAATATATTTTGCGTTAA
- a CDS encoding stage 0 sporulation family protein, whose translation MVRVVGVQFNDSGKIYSFDSLDLDIKVGDGVVVETIHGKELGFAREASYDRDEEEIGRQLKPVIRVATEYDLERYRENVIKASEASEVFKDLVAKHNLDMKLVDCAYTFDNQKLLFYFTSDGRVDFRELVKELAYIYKTRIELRQIGVRDGARMLGGLGPCGQELCCSRFLKDFDNVTIRMAKDQGLSLTPSKISGMCGRLMCCLRYEQDVYEERLKELPDLKEIVITPEGEGKVVERYAIKDEVKVQIEKNDSFEYHIFSVDDLKKKYKRGCEECKCPKKNNN comes from the coding sequence ATGGTTAGAGTTGTAGGTGTACAATTCAACGACTCCGGTAAAATATATAGTTTTGACAGTCTTGATTTAGATATAAAAGTGGGCGATGGCGTTGTTGTTGAAACCATTCACGGCAAGGAACTTGGCTTTGCAAGAGAGGCCAGCTACGACCGTGATGAAGAGGAAATCGGCAGACAACTAAAGCCCGTTATAAGGGTTGCAACAGAATACGATCTTGAAAGATATAGGGAAAATGTTATCAAGGCCTCTGAGGCTTCTGAAGTTTTCAAAGACTTGGTAGCAAAACATAATCTAGATATGAAGCTCGTGGACTGTGCTTATACATTTGACAATCAAAAGTTATTATTTTATTTCACTTCTGACGGACGTGTGGATTTCCGTGAGCTGGTAAAAGAGCTTGCTTATATTTACAAAACCAGAATAGAACTTAGGCAAATCGGTGTAAGAGATGGGGCCAGAATGTTGGGAGGCTTGGGTCCATGTGGACAAGAGCTTTGCTGCTCGCGTTTCTTAAAAGATTTTGATAATGTTACTATTAGGATGGCAAAAGACCAGGGCCTATCGCTAACTCCATCCAAGATTAGCGGTATGTGCGGCAGGTTGATGTGCTGTTTGAGATATGAGCAAGATGTTTATGAAGAAAGACTAAAAGAATTACCAGACCTAAAGGAAATTGTTATCACACCTGAAGGAGAGGGGAAAGTCGTTGAAAGATATGCAATTAAAGACGAAGTAAAGGTTCAAATTGAAAAAAATGATTCCTTTGAATATCATATCTTTAGCGTGGATGATTTAAAAAAGAAATACAAAAGGGGCTGCGAAGAGTGCAAGTGCCCTAAGAAAAATAATAATTAA
- a CDS encoding carbamate kinase has product MGKRILISLGGNALGTLYNELLESVNVIAKPIAKLVEDGNEVVICHGNGPQVGYIKKNIDVGAMESETESLPLSECVAMSQSFIGYQLSNAIENELKNYGIDKKVPTLVTRVIVDKDDKSFDNPTKPIGAFYSKEKSEELERAGKVMVEDSGRGYREVVASPYPIEIVEVQAINDCLKNSPVVIAGGGGGIPTINEDGRLVAVNAVIDKDRTSVMLAHDTNCDSLVVLTGVEKVAINFNKPDQKDLDRMTIDEAKKYMEEGQFPAGSMLPKVESAIDFVESGEGRETLITSLDKLVEGMRGETGTLIVK; this is encoded by the coding sequence ATGGGAAAGAGAATTTTAATTTCACTTGGTGGGAATGCATTGGGAACTTTGTACAATGAACTTTTAGAAAGTGTAAATGTTATTGCAAAGCCAATTGCAAAATTGGTTGAAGATGGCAATGAAGTTGTCATTTGTCATGGCAATGGCCCCCAAGTTGGATATATAAAGAAAAATATTGATGTGGGAGCTATGGAGAGCGAAACAGAATCGCTACCTCTTTCTGAATGCGTTGCTATGAGCCAAAGTTTTATTGGTTACCAATTGTCAAACGCCATTGAAAATGAATTAAAAAATTATGGAATTGATAAAAAAGTTCCAACTCTTGTTACCAGGGTTATAGTTGATAAAGATGACAAGAGTTTTGACAATCCAACCAAGCCTATCGGTGCTTTTTATTCAAAGGAAAAATCCGAAGAGCTTGAAAGAGCAGGCAAGGTGATGGTTGAAGATTCAGGTCGTGGTTACAGGGAAGTTGTGGCCAGCCCATATCCCATTGAAATTGTAGAAGTCCAAGCTATAAACGATTGCCTTAAGAATTCTCCTGTTGTTATCGCAGGTGGCGGTGGAGGAATTCCTACCATTAATGAAGACGGTAGGCTCGTTGCAGTAAATGCGGTTATCGACAAAGACAGGACCTCAGTTATGCTTGCCCACGATACAAATTGCGATAGCCTTGTTGTCTTAACTGGCGTTGAAAAAGTTGCCATCAACTTTAATAAGCCTGATCAAAAAGATTTGGATAGGATGACAATTGACGAAGCTAAAAAATATATGGAGGAGGGCCAATTCCCAGCCGGATCTATGTTACCTAAAGTTGAATCGGCTATAGATTTTGTTGAAAGCGGAGAAGGCCGTGAAACTCTGATTACTTCCTTAGATAAATTAGTCGAAGGCATGAGGGGAGAAACCGGAACATTAATTGTAAAATAG
- a CDS encoding L-cystine transporter: MYLLIILIFALLMFGVNYMKKLNISFNVRVISALVVGIIFGVVLQLTTPKDQIGKAMSWVTLVGSGYVRLLRMIVFPLVFVSITKAIANQEKNVGRSAAKIMAVLMVTVAISALVGALTSSVFNLTAEGLQSSTAEVERGEKLLETMHNFEAKPVQQQILEIIPINPFYALTGQGPNATLATVFFAAMLGLAALYLKRANVKSADLFIDVLNSFSDVIMRMVKIVLRLTPYGVMALMANVMATSNYSEVLRLLSFILASYVAIIIMFIIHGLIVGAFGLNPFTFFRKSMPNFMFAFTSRSSSGTLPITITNMEENLGVPSGIANLAGSLGTSIGQNGCAGIYPAMLAVMIAPTVGIDPMSIGFLAKLVIVTALGSFGIVGVGGGATFAAIVVLSSMGLPIELAGLLIAIEPLIDMGRTALNVSDSVVAGVVAAKSEGVLDEEIYNRAQIISE; the protein is encoded by the coding sequence ATGTATTTATTAATTATTTTAATTTTCGCCCTTTTGATGTTTGGCGTAAATTACATGAAAAAACTAAACATCTCTTTCAACGTTAGGGTTATTAGTGCCCTAGTTGTAGGTATTATTTTTGGCGTTGTCCTCCAGTTGACCACACCAAAAGATCAAATTGGAAAGGCAATGAGCTGGGTTACCCTGGTTGGGTCTGGATATGTCAGACTTTTAAGGATGATTGTATTCCCACTAGTTTTTGTCTCAATTACAAAAGCTATAGCCAATCAAGAAAAGAATGTTGGTAGGTCAGCTGCAAAAATTATGGCTGTGCTCATGGTAACTGTTGCAATTTCTGCTCTTGTTGGAGCTTTGACATCATCAGTCTTTAATCTAACAGCAGAAGGACTCCAATCTTCGACAGCAGAAGTTGAACGCGGGGAAAAGCTTTTGGAAACCATGCACAACTTTGAAGCAAAGCCAGTTCAACAACAAATTTTGGAAATTATTCCAATTAATCCATTCTATGCTCTTACAGGTCAAGGCCCAAACGCAACCCTTGCAACAGTATTTTTTGCAGCAATGCTAGGACTTGCAGCCTTATATTTAAAACGTGCAAACGTAAAGAGTGCAGACCTCTTTATTGATGTACTAAATTCATTCTCAGATGTTATTATGAGAATGGTTAAGATCGTTTTAAGATTGACTCCATACGGTGTTATGGCACTGATGGCCAATGTAATGGCAACTTCGAATTACTCAGAAGTTTTGAGACTTCTCTCATTTATCTTGGCAAGCTATGTGGCAATAATTATTATGTTTATTATCCACGGATTAATTGTTGGAGCATTTGGACTAAATCCATTTACCTTCTTTAGAAAATCAATGCCTAACTTTATGTTTGCCTTCACATCAAGGTCAAGCTCAGGTACACTTCCAATTACCATTACAAATATGGAAGAAAATTTAGGTGTGCCATCTGGTATTGCAAACTTGGCTGGTAGTTTGGGCACAAGTATAGGACAAAATGGTTGCGCCGGAATTTATCCTGCCATGCTTGCTGTTATGATCGCACCAACAGTGGGTATAGATCCAATGTCAATTGGTTTCTTAGCAAAACTTGTTATAGTTACAGCTTTAGGATCATTTGGTATAGTTGGCGTCGGTGGAGGTGCAACATTTGCTGCCATCGTTGTATTATCAAGTATGGGTCTGCCAATTGAACTCGCAGGTCTACTAATCGCTATTGAACCACTCATCGATATGGGTAGAACAGCTCTTAATGTTTCCGACTCAGTTGTAGCTGGCGTTGTAGCTGCTAAATCAGAAGGAGTTCTAGACGAAGAAATTTATAACAGAGCACAAATAATTTCTGAATAA
- a CDS encoding nucleoside phosphorylase, protein MCIVFDDKSEEIIKAEQTIDYIDDCPEILIGAFSYPLIDYIIKKYNGIQIASTLSANGETPIYKINYKGKDIGVTMWVVGAPMSVGTIEECIPMGFKKFMLFGTCGVLDSSIKDLSIIVPNCAVREEGTSFHYVKASSEIDVNTKTIDKMIRYFEEKEISHTIGKVWTTDAFYRETKNKFKLMKERGVVAVDMECSAVAAVGQFRDLEIAHFFYSADNLDAEIHDRRSLATEEKLDDKYLICDIAIDLAYNIF, encoded by the coding sequence ATGTGCATTGTATTTGACGATAAGAGTGAAGAAATTATTAAGGCTGAACAGACGATTGATTATATAGATGATTGTCCAGAAATTTTAATAGGTGCTTTTTCATATCCTTTGATTGACTATATTATAAAAAAATATAATGGCATTCAAATTGCAAGCACATTATCTGCAAATGGAGAGACTCCAATTTATAAAATTAATTACAAGGGGAAAGACATTGGCGTTACAATGTGGGTAGTTGGGGCGCCAATGAGTGTAGGGACTATTGAGGAATGTATACCCATGGGCTTTAAAAAGTTTATGCTTTTTGGTACGTGTGGGGTTTTAGATTCAAGCATAAAGGATTTGTCAATTATTGTTCCAAATTGTGCTGTTCGTGAAGAAGGCACCAGCTTTCATTATGTAAAAGCCTCTAGTGAGATAGATGTAAATACAAAAACCATTGATAAAATGATAAGATATTTTGAGGAAAAAGAAATATCGCACACTATAGGAAAAGTTTGGACAACTGACGCTTTTTATCGAGAGACAAAAAATAAATTTAAACTGATGAAAGAACGTGGAGTGGTGGCTGTTGATATGGAATGTTCTGCAGTTGCTGCTGTGGGTCAGTTTCGTGATCTAGAAATTGCACATTTCTTTTATAGTGCTGATAACTTAGATGCAGAAATTCACGATAGAAGAAGTTTGGCTACTGAAGAAAAGTTAGATGACAAGTATTTGATTTGTGATATTGCTATTGATTTAGCTTATAATATATTTTAA